Part of the Aneurinibacillus sp. REN35 genome, GAACTGATTACATCCATGCAGGTTGTAAAGACCCTGCTCGATCAATATGACTCCGTAATTGTAAAGCCGATGCGCAATTCACTTGGAATCGGAGTCATGAAGATTACCTCCAACGATCGACTGCATCGTGTAGAAGGACGGGATTTCAAAAACAAAATCTTTCACCGGGTTTTCCCTAACCGCAATGCCCTTCTCTTATGGCTTCGCAATCAATTTACCGCAAAAATGATTGCCCAGCCTTATCTTACACTTCATACTCCTGAAGGTGTTCCTTTTGATATACGGGTGCTCGTACAAAAAAACGGAAAAGGCGAATGGAAGGAAACCGGTCGGGCCATTCGGGCGGGCGTGCCTGAAGGACTTACATCCAACCTATGCGGAGGCGGAAAAGCACATGAATGCGATGCGTTCCTGCGCCAGCATTTTAGTGAGGAACAGCTTGTCGTTATCTACCAAGACATGGATACGATCATTAAGGAGCTTCCAGCTTTTCTTGAACACAGACACGGACGCCTCGTTGAACTTGGAATTGACATTGGAATTGATCGTGAGGGAAAGGTGTGGCTCATTGAGGTGAATTCCAAGCCAGGGCGCGCATCATTCCGTCGAATTGAAGGCGGCAAATATTATCGTGATGTACGGCTCAATCCTCTTCGCTATGCACACTATCTGGCAAAACATATAGGAGATGGACGGCAAGGGTCGGTGACAATATGAGCAAACTTGCGACCGGATGGGTGTCGATCCATCCATTGCAGCATACATGGCGGCTCCATCTCTCTGGAAAAAACACACCACGTGCGCTGCGAACCCGAAAGAAATTAGCCCTGCAATTCGGAACCTGGAAGAAAACGCTGCTTGTCACACATAAGCGGCCTGAGCCTAATGTTATTAGAGCGAAAGTACGCATTCGCAGGCAAAAGAACCGCTTATCGATCGGTCCTTTCATCGGTATCCTTACCGTAGCAGGCGGTGGACTCTTCCGGGGAGTACAGAGCAATTTCATTGATATTATTGAAGCGGGCCGGAAATGGGGCGCATTTGTCTATGTTGTACCCATTGAGAATATCAACTGGCAATCACGTACCGTACAGGGCTATCTCTTCCACAAAAAAGAAAAGAGATGGATTAAGGAACATCTCCCTCTGCCGCATGTTCTATACAATCGCATTCCCAATCGAGCCTACGAGGAAAAGGAGCATGTGAAGGCGGCTCTTGAGCAGCTAAGCGAGCTACGTGACATACGATTATACAATCCACAATTCTTCAACAAACAAAAGCTGTATGCCACACTGCAAAAAGACGCCGACGTAGCGCCGTATCTTCCACAGACCATAACGCTCACAGCAAAAAACGCGCTCTACGAGATGTTGGCAGCCTATCCATTCGTATATGTTAAGCCGGTTCAAGGCATGGCAGGCCAAGGCATTTATCGCATTCAAAAAAGAGCCGAGGGCGGATTTCTTTTAAAATATCAACAGCAGCAAAAGACGATAAGCAAGTCATTTTCTTCAAAAGAAGATATCTGGAAATATATCTCTCCCCGTCTCACACAGCCCTACATCGTACAGCAGGGAATCGATCTGGCGACCTTTGAGAACAAGCTTTTTGATATTCGCCTTCTGGCACAAAAAAACGGGCATGGCGTATGGGACGTAACCGGAATAGGAATCCGGCTAGCCGGTTCCGGTAAAATCACAACACATGTACCATGGGGCGGCTCCGTTCAAGCACCGGAAGACATCCTAATGACCGCATTTCCCCATATCTCACATGAGTTTATGCTTGCATCCGTACGTCACATGGCTCTCAGCATTGCCCGATCCCTAGAAAAAGAATGGCCTACGCTTGGAGAGGTATCGATGGATATCGGAATCGATAAACATGCTAAGATCTGGTTTATCGAGGCCAATGCCAAACCAGGCAAATTCGACGAGCCTCATATCCGCAGGCTGTCCCTTCAACGCATTGTAGAATACGCTCAGCACCAAGCAAATTTTAGCGAGCTCGGAGAGAAGCGGTATGCACGTCCATGAACTTTCTCCAACTATCTTTGGACGTACGCGCGACAAATTCATTCGTTTTGCTCATCATCATGGCAGCCGCCGCATTACAGGGCAGGCAATCCGTTGGCTGCGCGAAGTACCTGAAGATATGTTTATGCAGCAAGGAAATATTATCCTTGCTGCTATTCAAAATAAAAAACTGCTCGGACTTCTCGCCGTCTGCGAGTACGGTATAACAGAATCCTTTCTCATTGTTCACAAAGATGCACGACGTAATGGAGTCGGCAGCTTGTTAACGGCAGAAGGGATCAAGAGAATGGGCAAACTATATGTACGTGTAGCGGCCGACAATGAACCCAGCCTGAAGACTTGTTTTGCCGTTGGCATGGTGGCCTTCGCCTGTTTTCGCGGCGTTACCGATAAACCGACACTCTGGCTTGCAGCGGGAGATTGGAGCAGAGAAGATGTGGGGAGCATATGACTATAGATCAACCGCTTATCGGTGTACTTACACACCGCAACAAGGACTTTATTGCCGGGAAAAATTATCTTACCCGCCTGGCCATCGTTGCCGCAGCCTATCACTGTCAGCTTGTTGCCTACTCTCCGATAGATATAGATGAATCACTCGGTATCGTCAGAGGTTTTTCCTATAACATAAAAGAAAAAATATGGAGAAGAACAAAAACACGCTTACCCGATATCGTATACGATCGCTTTAGCAATATGACACCGGATATATTTAAAAAATATGCCGCGTACCGCAGCGCAAGCCGTCTTACTTACTTAAACAATCGGTTTGCACATAAATGGAATGCGCACCGTTTCTTCCATCGAAATCCAGAGCTTGTACCCTATCTGCCCGATACAGCTCTTATGCAATCAGGTGCGTTGCAACGAATGACTCGCAAACATCCCACTCTCTACATGAAACCTGTCAACGGCTCCGGCGGAAAAGGAATTATGCGTATTCGCCGTACCGGAAACACATTTGAGATGATCGGTCGAGACCGCAGCGGATGCATTATCCGCAATAAGATCGGGAGTCTATCCGCAGCGGAACGCTTCCTAACTTTATGGTGCCAAAAACAAGGGCGTACATTCATCATTCAGCAGGGACTTGATCTTACCCTCCTCCCTGGAAGTATTTGCGACAGCCGGATTCTCGTACAAAAGGATGAAGAAGAGAAGTGGAATGTGACAGGAATGGTTGGCAAGAAATCACCAGAGGCCTTTGTCACATCCAATCTGCAAAGCGGAGGACATGCGATTCCGCTTGAAGAATTACTGGCCTGTCACTTTTCTGCCCATAATACGGAAGAAATTATGAAAGAGATCAAGAATGTTAGTCTTTTGCTGCCCCGGTATATCGAATCAAAGTTCGGTCACTTCATAGAATTTGGTATTGATATTGGGATTGATACAAAAGGCCGTATTTGGATTATTGAGGTGAATACCAAGCCAAACCGGGAACTATTCCGACTCTCTGGTCAAGAGAAGGTATATCTCAGCGCAATCGAAATGCCTATACGTGTTGCCGCCTCTCGTTTGAATGCGATAAAAAAATGATAAGATACTCCTGCATAAATAGCCTTTGTTCTCTGCTTAAGAGAACAAAGGCTTTATATCTTTTGTCACTGATATACATAATGCGGATGGCTTTCCATTTATCACATAATGTTTGGTCTCTATATTTACGTTACCGTATAGACAGCACCAAAAAACAGGCCAAATCCGGACTTCATACGAAACCGGAACGGGGGAACCAGGCATTCTAGGGGTGAAATCACGCACAACGCGTGGTCGGGGAACCTTTCAACCGAACCCGTCAGCTAACCTCGTCGGCTAGAAGAGAGGGAGAAACGAGATGAAAAAAAGAAATAAAGCGTTTACAACCGGAGTGCTTGCAGCAAGCATGTTATTGGGCGGATTGGCTTTTGAACCGGGACAAGCTGAAGCAGCCACTGCGAGCGCGCAGTTTGGACAAACCATCAGCGTAGCAACTGCTGATCGTGTCATCGACAATATTATCAGCACCGGAAAAAGCCTAGAAGGTGTGGCACAATACAGCCATAACTATGTTCCGGGAAAATATATGGATTGCTCACAATTTATGTACTATATCTTCCAAAAGAACAGCATTGATATTCACACGCGTGATGATGATCGCCAAGTAAACCTTGGAAGCTATGTTCCAAAAAGCCAAATCAAAAAAGGGGATCTTATCTTCTATAGCACAAAGGCAGACAAATGGGATATTACACATGTAAGCATGTACATCGGAGACGGTAAAGTTCTTCATATGGCCAATACAAAATCTGATGTCACAATCAGCAATTTGAATAGCTCTTGGCATCAAGATAACTATGTAACGGCACGCCGTATCATTAAATAAGCATCATAAAATAAAAGCGAGGCTGACCCATAAAAAATGGGAAGGCCCCGCTTTATTCAGGTTGCATGTGCATACCGTTGAAAATATCCAATGATGTCTTCTATATTCTCTGTAAGCGTCCAGCCTTTTTGTATCAGGATGTTTCTATGTTCACGATGAAAGGGCTCCGCTTCATCACGAATCGTTCGCTGCCAATCGGATAGCTTTTTGCGTTCTTCTGTAGAAAGACGCTCTTCAATTGCACTGCAAATAAACGAACGACAAATGCTTGTTTTATATTGCGGTGCAAGTCCGCATCCTTTTCCATCGACAAAAAACTGACAAACCGCATATGCCAGACGCTCATCCACCGCTCTATACATTGTGCGCGGAGACTGTCTTAATTGGTCATACCGCTGCGCAGGAGATTTACTCTCCCCTTCTGCTTGCTTATAGAACAGCGGATGGATTGTAGCACCTGCGACGATCTCATACGCGTGTACCACATTCATTGGGTTTTCGTATATTTGTTTCAGGAAAAAATCAGTGGCATCTGCCGCAATCATCTTATAGATCTCAAATAAGGTAAATACAGGCTCATATGCACAGCAGCCAATATGGAGCAGCTCCGGTGAACGCCGCTGAAAATGCGGCTCCGGACAAGCCCGACATACACCCGAAAGCAGTTGCTTGCTTTTCTCATCCCACCATAAAGTATTCTCTTCCATATTCTCATCCTTACTTACTATACTTTCCTAACGGTGTCTTCTTTCTCTTATACTTTATCGTACAAAACCTTCATTGAAAATAATACTTTACAAACAAACTATCAATCCTGTATTCTAATGGGGTTACTTTATTACGGAAAAGCGGACAAGCAGTTATGCAATAAATTTTTTTTGGAGGGAATCGAACGTGCGCGAAGAAACTTCACATCATTTTTTTACCAAAGCCGAAGCATTCGTTACAACGATTATACTGCTTAGCATTATCGGCTTATTTATTATTAAGCTAGAAGCGCCGCCCCATGTTCCGCTTCTACTCTGTACGCTTCTGCTCATCCTCATCGGCTTCCTGAAGAAAGCTTCATGGAAAGAGATGGAGCAGGGAATCATCGACGGCGTGCGACCCGGCCTTATTCCTATTTTTATTTTTCTTCTAATCGGAGCGCTCATCGGTGTCTGGATGGTGAGCGGCACCGTCCCAACAATGATGATGTACGGCTTTACTATTTTATCGGCTGATTACTTTTTGCCTGCTGCGCTTCTGATTGCGGCAATTGTCGGCACTTGTATCGGCAGCTCGCTTACGACAGCAGCTACGATTGGTGTAGCACTTATGGGGATGGGGAGTGTGATGGGGATCAGTCCAGCGCTTGTAGCAGGTGCTGTTATCTCCGGTGCTTTTTTCGGTGATAAAATGTCTCCGTTATCTGATACGACGAACCTGGCTCCGACCATTGCACGCATTGATCTATTTACACATATTCGCCATATGACATGGACAACTGTGCCAGCGCTTGTCATTTCTTTGCTTATCTTCTTCTTTATTGGCAGCGGGCAGACGGCGCCCCAGTCTGCCGCCCAAGTAGAGAGCCTGCGACAAGCTCTGCAAGCGCATAGCGTGATCCATCCGGCTGCACTGATTCCGCCGCTCCTGCTTCTTGTGCTTGCCTTGCGGCGTATTCCCGCTATTCCTACATTAATGGCAGGCATCCTATCGGGAATTGTGATTGCTTTCTGGCTGTATCCGGGAATGACAGCAGGACAGATGGCAGCCATTCTGCAGAACGGATTCGTCTCCAAGTCAGGCATAGAGGCGGTCGACTCGCTGCTTACACGCGGCGGCATGCAGAGCATGATGTTCTCTGTTTCGCTCATTTTCTTATCGCTAAGCATGGGCGGCTTGCTATACCGCCTGGGCATTATCAATAGATTAATGGAGATGATTCACAGTTTCATCGAAACTCGTGGACGGCTGATCGCTTCCACCGCTCTCTCCTCCATCGGCATAAATGTACTGCTTGGAGAACAGTATCTATCCATTATTCTGCCTGGAAATGCCTTCGTGCAACAGTATGAGAAGCTTGGACTGGCGCGCAAGAATCTATCACGTGTGCTCGAAGATGCCGGCACAGTCGTCAATCCGCTTGTACCGTGGAGCGTATGCGGTGTATTCCTTACCGGAGTACTTGGGGTCTCTACGATGGAATATCTTCCGTTCGCCTTCTTCTGCCTGCTCTCTCCATTGCTGACCCTGGTGCTCGGTTTTACCGGCATCGGTGTACCGAAAGAACAAGAAGTTCATGTGAAATAACTCATCTTCCGCGTGTAGAGAAACCGATGGTTTTTCTACACGCCTTTTATATCCTGGCAATTTTCTTATTGTGGCTTCAAGCGAATGATCTTATCGTCTCCCGGGCGCTCCTGCCCTCGGCCATCCCGATTATTCGTCAGTATATAGAGCGAACCGTCAGCCCCTTCGACAATGTCACGAATACGACCATATCGGTCCGGAAAAAGCGCATGCAAAGAAACAATTGTAGGCTGCTTCTCCTCTCCCATATCCGCCTTCCATACTTGTTGACCGCGCAGATTGGCCGCAAGCAGTTGATTCTTCCAGGGGCCTTGACTGATAAAGCTTAAGCCAGATGGCGCCCACGTATCTTCTCCGCTATGCATAAGCGGCGGCTCCATTCCTTCCTGACGCTCATCGCCTTCAATGACCGGCCACCCGTAATTCGCCCCTGCTTTGATTATATTTAATTCATCATGTGCAGATTGACCATGTTCTACACTGTACATCTGTCCCGTTTGCGGATGCCATGCTAAGCCCTGGGGATTTCGATGACCATAGCTATAGACGGGAGATGCCGGGTCAGGATTGTCCTGTGGAATAGTCCCGTCCGAGCGAATACGAAGGATCTTTCCTGCCAGATCTTCTCGTTGCTGCGACCGCTCCCGATCAAGCGCATCACCTGTTGTAATATAGAGCATACCATCAGGTCCGAAGCGGAGCCGCCCCCCATTGTGATTCCCATTTCCTGGAATATGGTCAAGCAGGACTTTATCAATCTTGGCACGGTTGTTTCTCTCTACAAGCCGAAGCACTCGGTTCTTAATCTGACCATTTTGTTCATATGAATGGTACACATACAGATAATGATTCTCTGCAAACTTCGGATCAAGAGCAAGTCCTAGCAATCCGCCTTCCCCCTGCTCTACAAACGGCGGCGGAAGGGATAGCACCGGCTCTGTAAGCAGCACTCCCTCTCGTATCACGCGCAGCGTTCCCGGACGTTCCGTAAAAAACATCCTTCCATCCGGTGCAAGCGCCAGCGCCCACGGCACTTGGAGCCCTTCGATAAACACCTCCGGACGATAAGGAATATCCGCTGCCGCAAGTGGTACGGCCTTTTGTACAAGTGGGCGTTCGGCAGGCTGGGAATGTTCCGCTTCCTTTTGTGGAGGTGAAGCGGGAGCTCCCTCTTTGTCCGGCGAGCAGCCAGCAGCACCTCCGACCACACTCAGGCACAGCACCCCTGCAATCAACAGTCGTCCCGCATACCGTTTCATTTCTCTTCCCCTTCCGTCTTTTCTTACTTCAGCGTCACAAGAAAAGCTTCCAAGCGGGTCAAACCTTCTTCTAGAATGTCCATCGCATACGCGTAAGAGATACGAATATATCCTTCACCATACGAGGAGAATGCATCACCCGGCACCACCGCCACACGCTGCTCCTCAAGCAGACGCGAAGCAAAAGCAAAAGAAGAGAGGCCAAATTGTGAGATGGAGGGAAGGATATAGAAGGCACCATCCGGCTTAATAACATCAAGCCCCATGGCAGTAAGGCGCTCATATACGTATGTACGGCGCCGATCATACTCTCCTTTCATCGCTTCCGCATCGTCTATCCCTTCCGTTACCGCTTCAAGTGCCGCATATTGGCTAATCGAGCTTGCACACGTAGCATTATACTGATGAACCTTCACCATCTGTTCCGTTATGTATGCAGGAGCAAACGTAAAACCAATCCGCCATCCGGTCATAGAATGTGATTTTGATAATCCGTTAATCACGATGGTCTTATCCCGCATAAAAGGCAGTGCCGCAATAGAGCGGTGTTCCCCTTCATAAATAAGTTCGCTGTAAATCTCATCGGAAATAACAAAAATTTCTTTGTCCGCAAGCAGCGATGCAATCTCTTTCACTTCATTCTGACCAAGCGTACATCCGGTTGGATTGGATGGATACGGAAGGATGACACAGCGGGTCTTTGCGGTGATTTTTTCTTCGATCAGAGCGGCTGTCATCTTAAATCCGGTATGTCGGGTGTCTACATATACAGGTACCGCACCACACAGCCGAATAATCGGCTCATACCCCGGATAGACAGGTCCCGGCAGAATCACTTCACTTCCTTCTTCTAGAATGGTGCGAAGCGCAATATCGATCGCTTCGCTCGCCCCATTCGTTACGATAATCTCTGCGGCTGCATCGTAGCGCAGGCCGTACTTCTTCTCCATAAATGTACTAACAGCCTCCCGCAACTGCGGCAAACCAGCATTTGGAGTATATGTTGTGTGATTCTGTTCAATCGCTCGTTTGCCCGCCTCTTTAATATGCTCCGGCGTAGCAAAGTCCGGCTGTCCAATCGTTAGTGAAATCGCGTCATCATACTGCTGGACGAGATTAAAGAATCTGCGGATGCCGGAAATTTGAATGTCGCGTACCCTTGTATTAAGTAAATGCTGCATATGTCTCGTTCTTCCTTTCTCCTTATAAAACATGGCCTCTTTTTGTAAAGTATAGCACGATTTTTACAGAAGAATGGCCGCTATTGGACTTTTGCAGAAACAACTCCTTTCATTGATAGCAGCTTCTCGACAATATCTTGATGATTGTAGCCCGGCGGAAACGAAACGAGAACAAATGTCGTAACCCCTTGTTCGGTTTCATCCATAGAAATATCTTTAATTGTAATACCCGTCTCTTCCAAAAGTGCGGTAACACGAGTCAGCATCTGTTGCTCAGGCAATGCAACATAGGAGAGCTGGTATAATGACTTATTCATATGTTTTTTTAAAGGCGGCAGTCCAACCATACATAGAACAACGACAATAACGGTGACGATGGAGACAAAATATTGACCTCCACCAATCGCAAAGCCGATAATCATCGCAAGCAGCAGCATAGCCGCTGTAGAATACCCGCTAATGGTAAACTTATCGCTGCGGAATACGATGCCCGCCGCCAGAAAACCGCCGATTCCGCCGCCTACTTGCGCCGCTAACCGAGCAGGATCAAATCGCACATTGTCACGGTCAATAAATTCATCAAAACCATACAATGATAGCCACATGAGCAGACACCCGGACACGGCAACAAGAATATGCGTCTTTAATCCCGCGAATTTATTTTTTCGCTCGCGTTCCCATCCAAGCAATCCGCCTAGTACTACAGCAAGCAGCAAGCGAAACAAAAAGACGAGATTCCGCCCCCAGTTTATATTCAGGTCAACTTCCATCTCTTTGCCTCCTATACACAGGTATACACAGCAAACGATTTGCTACCTTGCTCTTACCACCTGCGCTCGCTTTTGAGCAATCATGCAAGCATTCCCTCCGTCTTTAGCTGTTCAAGTACCTTTATATCCGTAGGAAATGCGAGTACAGGCAACGTATCATATGAAAAAAATGCCACATCCATCAAATCATCCGCCGCCGCAAGTATACCGCCCTCCTCTTCTGCAAGAAACCATATTCCTACCGTGTGCTGATGCGGATTATGAAAATTGGAATGCACCGCATAGACACGCTGCACAGCAATGGTAAGTCCTGTTTCTTCGTAGAATTCGCGCCGCAACGCATCATGCACATCCTCATCCCACTCTACATAGCCACAGGGAATGCACCACTGACCTTCATAGCTGCCCTGGCGTTGTCCCAGAAGGATCTTGCCATCCCTCATGATAATAGCGGCAACTCCTACAGCGGGATTTTGGTAGAAGATATAGCCGCAGACCGTACAATACGGCTTGCTTGTTTCCTTTTTTTCATTTAATGCAAGCGCTCCCCCACATTTGGGACAATGATGATATCGCATATTTTTCTCCTTTTTCATGTAGTATACCTGATTCCCCAATTTCAGACGCATACTGTGTTATATAAAGAAAAAGGTGACGATACCCGCTTTCCTTGTCGGAAAACGCAGGCATCCGTCACCTCTTGCTTCATTACATTACTACACCATTTTATTTGTCAGCGTACCCAATTTTTCAATCTCAACCGTCACTTCATCTCCGGCTTTCAGCCACTCTCTTTTTTCTTCCGGCAGCCCCATAATCACGCCCTCCGGTGTCCCTGTTAAAATTACATCTCCTGGATACAGCGTCATATGCTCGGAAATATAGCTAATAATCTCATCACAGCGGAAAATCATATCGGACGTGTTCGAATTCTGGCGCACGTCTCCATTCACAATGGTTTTCACCTGCAATTGATTCGGATCTCCCACCTCATCTGCTGTTACAAGGTACGGGCCAATCGGGCTGAAATCATCGCATGTTTTGCCAAGCAGCCACTGGGAGCTTTTAAATTGCAAATCACGGGCCGACAAATCATTCGCATTACAATAACCATACACATACGAAAGTGCGTCTTCGCGCTTTACGTTCTTTGCTTCTTTGCCAATGACAATGGCTAACTCCACCTCATAATCAACCTGCGTTGATTTCTCCGGTAGTTTTACATTCTGTCCATGTCCTGTAAGCGTGTTGCTGAATTTGCTGAACAGAAGCGGAGCTTCTGGCGGCGCCATGTTCGATTCTTCGGCATGCTTCTTATAGTTCAGACCGACACAAATAATTTTTGAAGGTTCCGGTACGCACGGACCGAATCTAAGCGACTCTTCGCTCACAAAACAATCGCTGCCGTTTTGCAGTGCTTCATCGACCAATTGTTCTAGTGCGCACTTTCCACTTGCCCCCTGTTCAATCAATGTTTTTACTGAGACAGGAACATTGTCCGCTTTTGCTTGGGCAAGTGCAGCTTCCACATCAAGAATGCCCTTTTGCGTTTTTACCCCTAGGCCCCATTTTCCTTCTTTCTCGAAAACTACTGTAATCATGGTGCGCCTCCTACTATACGTAATGTAAATATACTAGTTTTGTCGTCGTTCCCTGCTGCCTATGCTTTAACAAACACCGTTTTAATAGAGGTAAAAAACTCTATTGCAGCCTGACCCTGCTCACGGGAATGCGAGCTGGATTGCTTCATCCCTCCGAACGGAGCCTGTAATTCAACCCCTGCTGTTTCGGCATTAATCCGCACAAGCCCAGCCTCCATTTCGTTAATAAAAGCAAGCATGCTGCCAATATTCGTTGTATAAATAGAAGCACTTAGTCCGAATTCCACATCATTTGCCAGCTGGAGCGCTTCTTCGATTGTCTGCACCTTAATTAATGCCAGAACCGGACCAAAGATTTCTTCCTGTGCAATAATCATATCATTTGTGACATCTTCAAACACTGTCGGCTGCACATAAAAACCATGCTCGGCATCATTTTCCGTATATCTTTCACCGCCCCAGAGCAGCGCAGCCCCCTCCTGCTTCCCTTTTTCGATATAGGAAAGGACGGTATTCAGTTGATTTTCACTCGCGCAAGGTCCCATCCAGGTTTCCCCAAGCATTCCGTTGCCGACCTTTATCTCTTTTACTTTGGCTACCAGCTTTTCTTTGAATGCATCATAGACTTCAGCCTCAACGAACACGCGGCTTGTTGCGGTGCATTTCTGCCCCGTAGAACGCAGGCCGCCGCTAATGGTTCCTTCTACCGCGAGATCAAGATCGGCGTCTTTTGCAATAATGACAGGGTTTTTTCCTCCCATCTCAAGCTGATACTTCGCGCCACGGGCAAGCGCTCCCTGGCCAACTCTTTTTCCGACAGCATTGGAGCCGGTAAATGTAATGCCATTAATGTCCGGATGTTCAATTATTCCCTCACCGATAACAGAGCCTTTACCGGTTACCATATTTACAACACCTGCTGGAATCCCGGCTTCATTCATGCATTCAATAATTTTAGCAGCCGTAACCGCTGCCTCCTGTGCCGGTTTAAGAACAACCGCATTTCCATAGATCAGGGCGGGTGCCATTTTCCAGACTGGAATCGCTACCGGAAAGTTCCATGGAGAGATCACACCGACAACACCGAGCGGTACGCGTGTTGTAAACATGAGCGCTTCGCTGTCTGTAGAAGGAATCACATCGCCAACCTTTCGCATCCCTTCCCCCGCATAGTAACGAAGAATGGCAATGCCGCGAGCCGTTTCTCCTTTTGCCTCAGGAAATGTTTTTCCCATTTCTTTCGTCATCGTTTCTGCAATTTCGTCAAGGCGGCTTTCCATAACATTCGCTACTTTATAAAGGTAATCCCCCCGTGCCGCACCGGAAAGCTTACGCCATGCCACCTGGGCTTTTTTTGCAGCGGCAACAGCCGCATCCAGATCTTCACGTGCTGAGCTCTGTACATAGCCGACAATTTCATTTTTGTTGGCCGGGTTGATACTTGCGTCCACCTTGTTTGTAGACGCTGACTTCCATTCACCGTTTATATAATTTAAATACGTTTTTGTCTCTACCTGTGCAGTCATTTCATCCATCTCCTTTTTACTATTGTTTTTTCACTCCCTGTCCGCCTGGTTAGAAGGTAGGGCCGATACGCCAAATGCCAAAATCGTGCTGCTTTAATATTTCTGATTTCGTCAGTTTTCCTGAGCTTACCAGAGCAATTTCATCAAAGATACGTTGTCCTACGGATTGTATCGTTTCCTTGCCATCTATGATGGTTCCGGCATTGATATCCATGTTATCCTGCATACTCTCAAACATCGGTGTATTGGTTGAAATCTTAATCACAGGGGCAATCGGTGATCCGGTTGGCGTGCCGCGGCCGCTCGTAAACAGCACCACCTGAGCCCCGCCCGCTACCATGCCGGTTAATTGTTCGATGTCATGACCCGGCGTATCCATCCATACCAGCCCTTTTTGCTGCGGTGCTTGTGCGTAATCAATCAGCTCCTGAAGCGGGCTGCTGCCTGACTTATTGGCGGCGCCAAGCGATTTTTCTTCTAGGGAGCTTAATCCCCCCTTAATATTACCGGGGCTTGGATTCCCTGTTCGGATGTCGACGCCCATCATAATCGCACGGCTTTCCATCTGCTCAATGACCTCGTATACACGGCGGGCAACCTTTTCATTAACCGCTCGTTTGGCCAGAAGGTGTTCGGCTCCGATGAGTTCTGTCGTTTCTGCCAGAATCGCCGTTCCCCCTGCCTTGACAACCAGATCGCTTACCACACCAACAGCAGGATTGGCAGACAAACCGGAACACGCATCCGATCCCCCGCATTCCGTTCCAATAATTAATTCGCTAAAATCAAAAGGTTCGCGCAACTGTGCCGATGCATCCTGTACCATTTTTGCCGCTACCTTTGCTCCTTGGGCGATGGTCATAAGCGTCCCGCCGT contains:
- a CDS encoding YheC/YheD family endospore coat-associated protein is translated as MKKRGSGYLAILATPSAKYKPFPEKSFYAFMTQAGRRIGLPVYVILPTHINFATKTVVAYRYTPEKTWVRVRMPFPAMVYDRLSNRAKYAKQIKGLKEEPSITFLGHVLGDKLKNHNHLIQHPEIAAHMPPTELITSMQVVKTLLDQYDSVIVKPMRNSLGIGVMKITSNDRLHRVEGRDFKNKIFHRVFPNRNALLLWLRNQFTAKMIAQPYLTLHTPEGVPFDIRVLVQKNGKGEWKETGRAIRAGVPEGLTSNLCGGGKAHECDAFLRQHFSEEQLVVIYQDMDTIIKELPAFLEHRHGRLVELGIDIGIDREGKVWLIEVNSKPGRASFRRIEGGKYYRDVRLNPLRYAHYLAKHIGDGRQGSVTI
- a CDS encoding YheC/YheD family endospore coat-associated protein encodes the protein MSKLATGWVSIHPLQHTWRLHLSGKNTPRALRTRKKLALQFGTWKKTLLVTHKRPEPNVIRAKVRIRRQKNRLSIGPFIGILTVAGGGLFRGVQSNFIDIIEAGRKWGAFVYVVPIENINWQSRTVQGYLFHKKEKRWIKEHLPLPHVLYNRIPNRAYEEKEHVKAALEQLSELRDIRLYNPQFFNKQKLYATLQKDADVAPYLPQTITLTAKNALYEMLAAYPFVYVKPVQGMAGQGIYRIQKRAEGGFLLKYQQQQKTISKSFSSKEDIWKYISPRLTQPYIVQQGIDLATFENKLFDIRLLAQKNGHGVWDVTGIGIRLAGSGKITTHVPWGGSVQAPEDILMTAFPHISHEFMLASVRHMALSIARSLEKEWPTLGEVSMDIGIDKHAKIWFIEANAKPGKFDEPHIRRLSLQRIVEYAQHQANFSELGEKRYARP
- a CDS encoding GNAT family N-acetyltransferase; its protein translation is MHVHELSPTIFGRTRDKFIRFAHHHGSRRITGQAIRWLREVPEDMFMQQGNIILAAIQNKKLLGLLAVCEYGITESFLIVHKDARRNGVGSLLTAEGIKRMGKLYVRVAADNEPSLKTCFAVGMVAFACFRGVTDKPTLWLAAGDWSREDVGSI
- a CDS encoding YheC/YheD family endospore coat-associated protein; its protein translation is MTIDQPLIGVLTHRNKDFIAGKNYLTRLAIVAAAYHCQLVAYSPIDIDESLGIVRGFSYNIKEKIWRRTKTRLPDIVYDRFSNMTPDIFKKYAAYRSASRLTYLNNRFAHKWNAHRFFHRNPELVPYLPDTALMQSGALQRMTRKHPTLYMKPVNGSGGKGIMRIRRTGNTFEMIGRDRSGCIIRNKIGSLSAAERFLTLWCQKQGRTFIIQQGLDLTLLPGSICDSRILVQKDEEEKWNVTGMVGKKSPEAFVTSNLQSGGHAIPLEELLACHFSAHNTEEIMKEIKNVSLLLPRYIESKFGHFIEFGIDIGIDTKGRIWIIEVNTKPNRELFRLSGQEKVYLSAIEMPIRVAASRLNAIKK
- a CDS encoding C40 family peptidase; this encodes MKKRNKAFTTGVLAASMLLGGLAFEPGQAEAATASAQFGQTISVATADRVIDNIISTGKSLEGVAQYSHNYVPGKYMDCSQFMYYIFQKNSIDIHTRDDDRQVNLGSYVPKSQIKKGDLIFYSTKADKWDITHVSMYIGDGKVLHMANTKSDVTISNLNSSWHQDNYVTARRIIK